In Hemicordylus capensis ecotype Gifberg chromosome 4, rHemCap1.1.pri, whole genome shotgun sequence, the genomic window TGTATGAAACACCTCTGCCTCACCCACCCTTGAACAAGGTTTCCATAGCCTTATTGTAAGCAAATAAGTCTGGAAGCATGTCCCCCTGAAGAGTTTTTCATATATTAACATCAAAATGTGCAACTACAGCCCAGTATGCACATTCTCAGTACTATGTATTTTACTGTCAACATATCTTCCTTTCCCTGGTATTTGCGGTCtaatagggatttccagatgttgttgagttaACTACAACTCTCAACAGCCTCAGCCAAAGattattgcagatggggatgttgggagttctGGTCAACACCACctaggaatccctgctacagggaacactatTAGGTAGAACAGAGCTGCAGAACTCTAGCCCACCAGATTCTACCTCCCTAAGGTAGATTGCCAGTGTTCACTACACACTGTCAAGTTGTGAGTTTCACTATACATTGTCACAACGTATCTTGCTACCCCAGTATTATGACAGGTAGAATCTCAGTATTCACTGTCAGGTTGAGAGTTTTAGCTCccaaaccaaaatgatcaggggcctagagcaccttccttatgaggctaggctacagcatctggggctctttaccttggaaaagaggcgactaaggggagacatgattgaggtgtataaaattatgcacagagtggagagggtggacagagagatatttttctccctttctcacaacacttgaaccaggagtcaccccataaaactgatggttgggaaatttaggaccaagaagaggaagtgtttttttccacacagcacacaattaatcaatggaattctttgccatgggatgtggtgatggccaccagcttgggtggttttaaagggggcttagacagattcatggtggacaggtctatcagtggctactagtctggtgactgttggccacccccagcctcagaggcatgatgcctctcaatacctgttgcaggggagcaacagcaggagagagggcatgcacatacctcttgcctgtgggctccccagaggcatctggtgggccactgtgtgaaacaggatgctggactacatgggccttgggcctgatccagcagggctgttcttatgtccttaaacaAAGGCAGCGATTGTGCCAACCAGAACAGTACAGCCAGCAGATAAACTCTAGTGTGTCAGGTTTGTCAGCATACACAACCACCAGAATACTACAATTAAAAGTcatatttttaatgttaaaatgaaacgctaaataaatatgcacagTTAAATTTTCATGGCCCAGAACTTATTTCCACAATGAGATGTGCAAGAACTCAAACTTGCCTAAACCAATAATGAAACATTCCTCCCTAATCACAGTTGTGTGTAGGTGATGACTAGATATATGAATTTATGGCACAACTAATTGTGGAAATAAGCATTCTGCCTAGTATTCCTTGGAACTGCGAGTAGAAAACTAGCTCAgattaacagcagcaacagcatggttacccatgcctgaGTCACagtgcagctggattactgcaatgggaTTTTGATGGAGTTTTATcgtattttaaatgttgtaaaccaccttgggatgccttatgaaaaaTGGTATAAAATGGATCACTCTATCCATCCAGCATTTATAAAGCATTTCATTGAGTTCAAAACGCTGCACATACATTATTTCATCGATGCTTGCAGCAACCTTGCAAGACAGCTCAGTATTTTCATCGCTTTGTTGCAGTGGAAGGCCAGACAGAGGAGGGCTGTTCATGGCTTGCCTAAGGTGACCCCGAGAACCAGTTCGGTATAATGGGCGGAATGCTGAACTGAAGACTAAGGGGACTTGGTTCAAAACCCCACCGGGCCACACATATGACTAGGGGTCACCGCGGGCCAGGGCGTATCTTTCGGGCTACCTACTTCCTACTCCCGCACAGCAGAGTGATGGAAGGCCATGCCTGGAGCTCCTTGGAGTTGAAACGTGTGATCGTGCGCGAGAGACGGTCGCGAGACCAGCTCTGAAGCGGGGTTTTCCTGCTTCCCAGCGCCACACCTGGGAAGCAGGAAAACCTCACGACCACACCTGCCTTGGGGTGCAGTGGCCGCCGGTGTCGCGCACTGTCTGAGCCACCACCACGTTGCCTAcacttgccttccctccagctgtGCCAAGCCGCTTTCCCGTGGCTGGAGAGAGGCGCCTCTCCCTGGTCGTCCCCTTGCTCGGCTGCCATCAGGTGGCCCGGGCCAGCCACGCGCACCCCCGCGAGCCGCACCTGCTCCCAGGTCTCTGGGCTGAAGGCCCCCTCGTAGCGCTGGGGGCCCCGGAACTTGTCCAAGAAAGCGTCCAGGTCCGCCTCATGGTCCTCCGCACTCTCCGCCATCAGGATCCAGGAATTCAGCTGCCAGCTTCTCTCGCTCCGCCCTTCCGGAGGCAGCTCCGGCGGAGAGCAacgcaagaggaggaggagggcacggCCAACCTCGGAGAGCTCCGTGGGACTCAGGCCGCAAAGGAAAGCCGCGCTCCGTACGTAGGCGTTCTCTCTTCAgcggttttgtttgtttgtttgttttaaatgcgaGGCGGTTTAATCTTTTGCTTTCAGGCCCACCCCCTTATCCTCAAGCATGTCACATCTGCTGCTTACACAGAGACACGTTACCATCGGATATTTAATTGCACGTTAATTCTGCATGcacagaatcatcatcatcatcctgcacTTCCCGGGAAGAAGGGGCTGGCACCCTCCGCACCCTTTACCCTTGCAAATGATAGCACTCCCACCACGCCACTTTACCCGTAAGCAGCAGGCAACCGATAGTCTGTTTGAGGGAGGGGGCTAATGTTTTGGTGACTTCTTCGGCATTTATTTCCGCCGCGTTGCAGTTGCGCCGAGAAGTTCGAATATGTGTACGCAAAGTGTGGAAAAAGACAAACCATGCTTTCAGTATCATGTGAATGGGGTTGCTAGGGCTGCCATATTATCCTTTCGAAAATACAGTCCTGCTCGCTCCCCGCCCCCAGGCTCACACGCCGCGATGGGGAGGGGGGTGAATCCAGGCACCCTCTTACGGATCAGTACTATGGTGGTTGCTCCTCTTGGGCCGCGGGCGGGAGCTGGGCTCAGCAGCGGTAACAGCATCAGTGCTGGAGGGAGCGAGCTCTGGACTAAGTCCAGGTGCCTGGAAACTGATCAATATGGTGGTGATCCACACCATGCAGtgaaaatgtttgtgaaatggggacAGACCAGAGGATTGCTGGTATGGTGGTAACAAGCATAAATCGtcacttttgctaagcagagtcagcccttgttgcatttgaatgggaaactacatgtatgagcactgtaagatattccacatagatgaggctgctctggaaagagcgcttgcatgcagaagcttctaagttccctccctggcatctccaggtagggctgaaagagattcctgcctgaaacctttgagaagccactgccagtctgtatactGAGtttggtggaccaatggtctgactttgtacaTGGCAgccttctatgttcctatgttccatgcacCCATGCACTGTTTACTTGCCCAAAGTAAAAAAGACTAATTTTAATtactaattattttaaataaataataaataaataatcaaaagagGGACCTTTCTTCTGAGATTCATTATCATTTGAACAATTAACAGGTATTCATTATGTTTGAACAGATTCACACATGAATGTTTATCATTTGATTACTGCAGAAAGTTCCATGCATGAATGATCTATCATAAATCAAACAGCAAACGTAGAACTTTGATTTATCGATCCACCCCTacactgcagtgcttttcaacagAGTGTATTCATATATTCTTCTGTGAGTTATCAAAGTCCAGTTCAGACCTAAAGCTGACATTATGTGGAATATAGTTGTATCCTCCTGATACAGCCATTGAATGTTGTGCCTGTGATTGGGAATGAGCTACATACCAGTTCCCCTTCTGCATGCTATCACTATTtattagcctttttatttttcatttttcagagTTTGTGCACTTCCATGCTCCCatgaaggggaggggaaagggaaggggtaGCATATCCATTCCCCTCTCTCCCAATAGCAATATTATATGCCTATCTTTTATACCATTGCCATTAATAAAGAACTTGAGGGAGTGTGATCTAAAATGAGGCtggggcataccttcatctctgGTATAGAAAATCACTTTGTAATGCTACTCTACCAAGCAAATGCTCAACAGACTAGATTCTGTGGGGAACCAGTGCTTTTTATTATCCAGGCAGTTGGCAAATCAGTTATTCCTTTTGTGGGGTTGTTTCCCATTTCTTGCTGAAGCAAGGTGATTTTCACAGCCCTTTTGTTGTTCTGAAGAAGTGTATACCAAGCTCCTTTCTCTCCTCCAGCCAAGTATTACTTTTTGTTGGCTGATTTCCAGAGGCAAATAATACTTAATAAATTAGAAGAGTTGCTGCGGATAGAAGTGGCACTCTGGGGTCTGACATTCCTGATCTGCTTTTCATTAGTGTCACTGGCCACTGGCTTGCATTTGCCATCTGATCCATTCAGCTGCTGAGAAAGCACTGCAAAAACACGTTCATGGGCATGAGCTGCAGCTAGGCACACAGATTCATCATTGTCATGCAGCAGGACTTCAAGAGCTAAAAATGAAAGGGAATAATTAACACTCAAGGGACTCTAATCAGGATCATCATTAATACTAAATATCCTGTATTAAAAAACCTTCATTGTTTTCTGAGAAAGGTGATGGTGGATATTTATTAGAATAAACCGAATAAATGTTCTTCATTTTGTACCTCATTTTAGTTACAAAATCTGACAGGCCTGTTCCCCTCCATGGAGTTTATTATCAGGGACCAGTGTGCACTGGAGATAGCTGTGTGCAAAATACAATGAGAGGGGAAAGGCCTCTGTCCTTAATGGAAAAAGGCCTGCTTCGAGTAATCACCAAGATATTAGCAGTTctacatttttaatattttgcCATTCTGAGGGCGGAAATTTGCTTTTGGAAATACGAGATTCCTCATATAGTAGAAGTCAACAGTGTCCTTGACAGAGCCAGATTTCATGAACTACAGCCCAGTTGTGACCATGTCATGTAGGCCTCCTCACTGTACCTCAGTTCTCTGAAATCATGACATAGAATGTAATTTTTAGTGTGACTGAGGAATGCAAAGGAAAGTGAGTTTATATCTGATTATGTACATGTGCATTGTATTTCACCCATCAATAGGTATAGGTGTGAATAGCAGTACTCTGCTTGAAATGCATTATACATGAACGTCTGGACTAGGCAGGTGGAAGAAAGACTTCTCCCACACTAACTGGAGATGggaactgttggagctaggaccctggcaacatcagctcttagctgcaatgtctcatagtgaccactggagttttttagggtcatggataaaagtccTCCCCTCttggttcttccagtgttagtctccattttgtctctccagagatggctgtttgttttgatctctcttaagccatgagctacagctgaaataaactgcaggctctttcacatttgtttgtcacttttaaataaatccttgtagttcttcaatactaaaaaactgtctcaagacctcttgctttgctgctttctcaccaaactggttttgatCTGCTGTTTGGGGACCAAACTACCATTCTTTCCCTACAGGAACCTTTATAGTGGGAGAAACTGTATTTTATGAACAGGCATAATGCAAATAGAAGATTCCCTGGTGATAATGAAAGAGCTTTTATCATCACACATCAAAATACTTTAATACATTAATTAGCCCACAATTGCACAAGGTTTTTTATTTTCATACCTGCCGTGCACAATGAAACCACTTACAAATTTTGTGGGACAGCTTGCTACATTTTGTCAGACAGAATGGGGCAGCTAGCTAAAATTTAATAGAGGCATTCAGGGCTATATGTGAGATATAGTGTAAGCTCTAGTCTGTACTGAATTTAACCCACATCATGATACAAGTGAAATGTATAATATTAAAATAACTCCATCTAATTGCAAGCAAgtacagggggtgggtgggaaatgctGTCTATACAAGTGGAACAGAGTGTCCCTAATCCCTCAGGTGTGCAATCCTGAGCACACTTACTAGAGTCTAGGCCCCATTGAACTCACTGGGAcctaaatatgcttaggatcgcACTTGAAGTCTTTTTGCCTTGCTTTTATATTTGTTCTCTTTATCTAGTAGCACATAGACATATTACGACAAGGATTTTCTCTCGTAACTTACCATGATTTATGACATCCAAGTCTACTTTTTGTGCCTTGCTGTCCATATGCAGTATAAGAAAACCTGAAGTCACCACATAAGCAATTAATTCTCATTTCTCTGAGTCATATTCTAGTAGCAATTTACATACTGATACTTGCATACTTCCTTTTCAAGTAAAACAGACTTAAAAAGCAAGTCTgttttttacaattaaaattcCAAAGCAGCACGTTTAGCACTGCAACTTTAAAGATATTCCCTTTGACAGGCTTCCTAACACTGCTCTACACAGTTGCCTGAGAAAGAGAGTATGAATTAGGTTCTGAAGCCAGCAAAATAATCTTACTGATTTTGGTACATAGAGGCCATAACAGATGTAACATAAAATGTACATTTGCATGGTAGAAACTGGGGAAGTCCCAATTAGAGAATCCTGTATGAACACATGCTAGCAAAGCATCTCAGCTGGCATTCCTTTAGTAGGACTGTTCTTTGCATTGTTTTTAATTACTCCTAACACTAAAAAGCATGAAGATCAAAAAGTAAAGGCACCAAGACATGAACAGTTCACTCTGCTATAAGAACATACAAGAATGGGGAGGGGCCAAATTCTTTTTCATTTACCAAGGAACATGATGGAAGCCCTTCGTATAGGGAGAAGTGGACTCGCGGTGTAGAAAAGGCTTTGGTACAAGAATCTCTGGAGAGTTCCCTGGTGTTTCTGTACCTGAAAACTCAAGAAATGCATAAATTGTATTATCACAAACTAAAAGTAAACTGAGTAATTTTCACAAATTTCAAGCAAGTAAAGGCACTAAGAGAAAGAGTTATGATCTAGGACACCcctggctcttatttcaacagtcaTTAACTTACTAGTAGGCAAAAGATTACCCAGACCAATATCTATAATactggcctgcctcacagggtggctgAAGGGCTAAAATAATATATGGTTTGCACACTTGCACACTGTTTAAATGCTATCATTATTATATATACTGGTTTAAATCTGTCCTGGCTTTTATATGACTTTTTAATAAgtaccaaaaaagaaagaaagaaaaaagaaagttgaGTCCAGTATTAAAAACTAAATTATGAAAACCCTACATAACACTTCATGAGATTGTCTGCAAACCTGTGACACAGAAGGAGGGATGGACTTGttctctcttgctgcttctgAAGGCAGGACCAGAACCAATGGGTTGGTACTCCAAGGAACCAGATTCAGGCTATATGTTAGGAGAAATTATCCGACTGAAAGAGCTGCTCAGTAGTGGAACATCGGTCCATCTTACAGAGCGGTAgcttctccttcactggaggtttccaaacagagacTGGACAGTAATCTATCAAGGATGCTGCTGTGACAGATTACTGCAGCTAGGAGGGGATGAAGACTTCCAAGGCGCTTTCCAACACTAATATTCTGTGATTCTACGTCTGTATGACTAGGCATCCAGTGTCTCATGAACAGATTTGTCATCTTAAGCTTTTAAAACTGTATAAACTTGTTTTTCCTCTTGTGGCCTTGTTCAGCCTAGATGACAGGAAGCTTTAATATGcatgaatatgtatgtatgtatgtacgtacgtacgtacgtacgtacagtgtgtgtgtgtgtacatatttatatatttgtaaacAAGAGAGAGAATTCATCTAAGCTGGCAACCTCTCTATTATTCTCAACCTAAGAATCATTCAGACTGTTAGACTTTGTAGACAACCTACCAAATACTGGCAGATTTCATCCAGAACTTCTTCATGCTCATACCAGGCCTTTTCGCAGACAACTTGCTTTGGTAGTTTCCATCCCAGAAACTGAGTGGATTCATCTAAGGTGTATTTACAATTCTGCAAGATACAGTGGGTTATACAGAATTTTCATTGTTCAGAAAGTAAATTATCCACCTACTGAATAACTTGTACAAAGAACACACCTGCTATTTGCTGCTGTCATATAAGGACTGTGAGTATCTAGGTTTAAAATGTATCAACTCAAGGAAGCATGTGTGTGTCCAAAGAATAAGAAAAAGGCTGGATTAGTACTTTTGTTTGAAAGATCTGTTTGGTGAGTATCTTGATGATTCACTGGAAATTGATAAATGAATGTCAACGGGAACTTGCCTGGGTTATGTCAGAGTCCTCCTCCTGGAGATGCAGAAATAATGGAATTATATTTTCTAGTATTTGTTGCCTTATGCTGAGTTCATTGTTTTTCTTAGCGATTTTCACCATTTTCCCAAAAAGAAATATGGCGGAAGCACGTATGCTTTCTCTCTCCTGGAAGCATTAAAACAATGGAAGCCAATGAGTTTGTCTCAGCAGAGAGTCAGGGTCaaattgcgctctctctctctctctctctctctctctctctctctctcagcaaatAGCTGATTTGGGGGCAGAATGCAGCTTTGGGGAAACAGTTTTGGGTAGGAAGAGACATCCCTCCCATTCCCATGTGCCACAGTCCCAATCAGGACATGTGCCTGTGGGCAGTCTTCTGGAAATAAAAAGCACTTCCAGTTGGAAGCCCACCTCTTAAAAAGGTATTTGCATGCATGGCCTGAACATGCATTCTGAGTTTGACATAAAAATGATATAACACCTGATTAGTTTTGACCATTTTCTCATTCATATAATGAGGTAGTATTCCTGGGTCTTCTGTAGTAAAGTAGACAGCAAATAGTAGGTGACATAATAtagtctattattattaattactataaataataattactactactactattgacaCCATGAGGAGCCTTGTAGTTTTCTGCCTCAGTTTTGGTTCATCTCATCCCTATTGAATTTCATTAGGGAGTTACGTACTAGaggattatttatttcatttttatgctgcctttccTCCTCAGAATGAATCACATTGTTCTTCCCTATCATGTTCTTCTTACAACCCTGTTGTGTTATTCTTACAACATACAACCCTGTAAGATAGGCTAGGCTGTCTGGACTAACCTGGACTCAAGGTTACTCGTTTGCTctatggcagaatggggatttgaacttgggactctCCAGTCTAAGTTCAACACTTcagccactacaccacaatggctCTTGTTATTAAGGGGCCTCAAGGGAAAATTTCTAGAGAATTGTGCTTGTTGGATTTTACTGCAAGCCAAGAGACAGTCCCATCTGTCTGGTTTGCAACAAAATCCAACTAGCACAGTTTTCctaacccccaacacacacagttTTCCTACATCATCAAAGAGCTCCTGAAGATAAAGGGTGATGTTGTAAATGCTATCTGCACTTTCTGGGCCTGTAAGAATCTTCTCAATTTCAGTGACACTCTCCAGAAACAGTTTCCCGTTCATTCCAGAAAGGCCTTGTGTCATGGCTGGCAATAAGATCTTTATATCCTATAAAGAAATTGGTAATTTAAGTTCCAGGGATCCAGTTAATATATCACACTATAGATGAACGATTCTGATTTTAAGTTTAAAAACAGAACAGTGGATTTGACACAACATCATTTTAAAGAGAAAGAACATGAAGCTCCAGAAAAAGTCCTAGCGTGCATTTTCTCCAACAGGGCAAGCCCATGAAAAATACTTCTCAATAGCATCAATTTCCTAGTCTTATTTTTAAGTGTAGTAACAGAGTGTAGGTCTATAGGCCATTgcatctgccccccacccacaccatgTATTTTAGCATATGAATGGACCCAGGGTTTtgtagtgcatgtagaggggcaattccgAGGAACACCCCTCCACATGATTAGAAGATGTGCTGAGATCATGTCGACCCTTTAGTGAAATTTAGGGCATGCTCTTGCTACAGTTGTGATGTTATCAGGTGTAGGGGTCTGTGTTCATCGGAACTGGCCCACTGTGGTTAAGCTTTCGATCAGCTTTGCAGGACTGGAATCTGAGCAACTCTAAGAGATCCACTGGAATCAAAAGAAATCCCCAGTTATAGTCCTGCCATTATTTCACTGGCTTTTGTGGaatcagaggtgtagctaggggatagggggcctgtgttcgcccctctctctggtggcccctcagagtgagggagataatgaagaaaacagagaggGATGGAgttgggaggccctcaggagctcaggggcccagggtctttgaacccatccactcaactatagctacacccctgtgtggaATAAAATGATGGGTTATGCTATTTACCTTCCTCGGCCAGTCTGCCATGTTAACCAGACCTCGAATACACAATGCCCGGATAACTGTGTTCTTATTATCCAGTCCTTCCTTTAGGCGATTCAAGCAATATAGATCTGGAAGTCTTTTAGCCTCTGACATAACAAGAAGctaaaagagaggggtggggtggggaaacagatcAGTAAGAGATACTGTAGGTGGACAAGCAGTTGCCTCCCTCAGTTTTTTCCTAGGGACAAACTTCACCAAAAAAGATTAAGATGCTGAAAATTAATTAGCCTGCTCTGGCAGTCAGTTATCAATTGCGGACTTGTGGAATtgttcacagcacagcagctATTCTGTGGGATTGGCAATCTGCTTCTTGGTCTATGAATGAGACCATGTTTGGCAAAGAGCTTGCAGGAGAAAGAATTAAATCTCTCCTGTGTCTTAAGAAACTTGTATCTTCTCTGTGTTGCATTCAGTTGTAGTATGAGCATTCTAGTTCTCAGTTTGGTGTACAGTACTTAATCAGAGGAAGGGGGCAATGTCATCCAATGGTGTAATGTGCAGTCCAGCAGTTCCCAGCTctttgtccccagatgttgatgggtcttggccaatggccaaaggctggggaagatgggagttttaatccaacaatatctgggaaccaaAAGTTGATAACACCTGGTGGTTTTTAGTTCATTGTCTAAAAACCCTGCCCCAAATGTGTTTTCAAATATCACAAAGACAGACTAATTTAACAAATCCTACTAGAGCCAATGTAATGTTAAGCAAGaattattttaatttcatttaaacCTGTACTAATTTTGTAATGTCTGAAAGAAGTTGAAGTCTCCTGAGAAGCTGGATGGTGCTTTCAGATTCCACATTTGCCCCATGGTAAAAGCAGGggtctgctaactgggcaaaagtggtatatcaatatttgttgttgatagGTCTTTCTATTTCTCACTGACTGTAgtacagtggtagagcatctgctttgcatgtagaaagtcccaagttcaatccccggaatctccaggtaggactgggaaacacTCCcacctgaaaacttggagagctgctgctagtcaggatggacaatgctgagctagctggaccaatgactctgtctaaggcagcttcctatgttcatttggAGGATATGTTGGACACTGGACACATGGTTTTAAAATTCTTGGTAAGGTAGGTATGTCACTGGTAAAGCCACAAACCTGATAATGAGGTAGTTGACATGCTGTCTCAAATATTACGAATTCTGTCATTGTTTATTACTATATTTTCCAGGGctgaattgttgtttttaaaaagtaaaatctgCTTGATTTTATAGCCCAAATATTATTTACATGTATGTATTTTGTACACAACGAATGTGCAGTTTTGACTTGCATTCCCTGCCTCCTAAGTAATGCAATAGGATTGTGCTTTTTTCAGGTACAAGTCTATTCTACTCTACTCTGTTTGTCCACTTACTCCATCAGTAACAGCTGCCTGATAATGCCCAGCAGATTCACACAGGAACTTTCCCCAATATTTGCACAGGGATCCTTTGAGCCACTCTGCATCCTCAGGTTACTCTGCATTCCCACAAATGCTTCTATAATTGCACAGCGTGAATATTGTTTGTGCAGTTCTTACTTCAACAAAGAAAGCCATTGCTGTGATCTGGTGCTCTTCATCGCCTCGCTCCAGGAAGGGAACCAGAAGGTACAAGATCCTCAGAAGGTCATAATGATAGGAGTTCTGAATCAGGACTCTGGTTAGAACACATATCACAGATGCATGCCGTTATTGTGAGCAGTTAACTCTGCTTTGGGCGTTTTGAATGTTTGGCGTGCTGTTGCAATATTTGACTACTCACCTTGCAAAAAGGCCTACCCCTCGATGGTGATCTTCAGAACTGGTGAGCAGCTCCCAGCCCCGCTCCTTCTCAAAGGCAGACTCGAAAAAGCATTTCACAGCTAGAAGAAGAGTCTTCAGCGCTTTCACAAGAAAGCTGAATTCCCAACAGAAAAATAAGACATATCAGAGAGCAGATGCATCATAGAGGATGAGCTAATAAGCTCCCAATTTGAAGGCCACCTCAGCCtcatgcagtggcctttggcaagtCACTACGAGTCTCGCCCACAATATGGAGGTAATAATACTTCCCTTCTTTACATGGCAGATAAAAAGACTGTAAAAAAGAATTTTGGTGAAGCACACAGAGCACTTAGGAAAAGTACTGCTGATGTAGTTCAAAAGTGCCCCCCTCATTTTTGCTCCCCAAATTGCAGGTGGTTAAaatgggcagtgggtgggggaagattTCAGGAGATTTTGCCTGAAATTTTTTAGGGAGAGGTTTTCTGATTACGATGGTGGTAGCAGCATGGGTATCTTTAGACTTTTCCCTCCTTTAATGCTGCCCCTGTGTAGTGGTGGCAGGTGTGGCAGTAGTGCTGGAAACACTGGAGGCCTTCCCAGTGGAAAGGTCCTGGCTGGGTTTCACTCCTACCCAACCTCCTTTTGACCCTTACCCCAGTGAACACTTCCCCCCCCAAAGGAATGTTTGCTAAAGCGTTCAGCCCAGCTGCTCCCTCTGCAGTTTTGCCTCGCTGAtatttacctcacagggtttaaTTCCTCCTGATAAACTGAATTCCTTCTTACTTGGTGCCTGATGCTATAGTGCACCTGAACAAGCAGTGTCAGCAGCAGCCGGGGGTAAATGTAGAGAGCCACATGTGAGCATTTCGGCACAGCTAACACCCTGCGGAAAGCGCTGGCTGtctgggaaagggaaagagacaCCATTGAAAGATATCTTCCTCAGTGATTTCATTTCACTGCAAGGGATATCATTCTAGCACTATTCTAACATTTTCCTCCTGGGTTTTGGATATGAAGACTTCTTTATGGGGACAGGGTGATGGTCCACAACATAGTAGCCTGTGTAGACCTACATGGAAATATAAATTGGCCTAGCCTGAAAGCCTAGTTAACAGATATATGATTTTGGCCAGTGTGGATGTTAATTGAGACAATAAAGACATATGGAGTCCAATCCCGAGCATGTTGAACTCAGAAGTAACCCTCATTCAATGGGTCTTAGTTACTTATGACTTCAGTTTTAATAGCAAAACCATGAGT contains:
- the PARS2 gene encoding probable proline--tRNA ligase, mitochondrial isoform X12; the protein is MTSEQEHERARAVSAYISLLECAATDPTLYMSDEFHKLGLLIGQLCLRIFDSDMTIGSQAMKGIYFLYSIIQHQKDINMEVESLDAEQYEIYKGKLGTYVPLNPGQNVSQIIKEFEPFLTSRQMTELLLTAIGCLKESNRKTMVASYTITHVILEEYKHHLSKQIPEIVDKIYLQLGSIYHYQNRQIVMKVMCSLAHTYMQEVCNALLQCCFPIDRFATEMWYVLTKECSYDELTELMNILLKNLQTNPRTTGDYIAPLITASAFRRVLAVPKCSHVALYIYPRLLLTLLVQVHYSIRHQVRRNSVYQEELNPVSFLVKALKTLLLAVKCFFESAFEKERGWELLTSSEDHHRGVGLFARVLIQNSYHYDLLRILYLLVPFLERGDEEHQITAMAFFVELLVMSEAKRLPDLYCLNRLKEGLDNKNTVIRALCIRGLVNMADWPRKDIKILLPAMTQGLSGMNGKLFLESVTEIEKILTGPESADSIYNITLYLQELFDDERESIRASAIFLFGKMVKIAKKNNELSIRQQILENIIPLFLHLQEEDSDITQNCKYTLDESTQFLGWKLPKQVVCEKAWYEHEEVLDEICQYLVQKHQGTLQRFLYQSLFYTASPLLPIRRASIMFLGFLILHMDSKAQKVDLDVINHALEVLLHDNDESVCLAAAHAHERVFAVLSQQLNGSDGKCKPVASDTNEKQIRNVRPQSATSIRSNSSNLLSIICLWKSANKK
- the PARS2 gene encoding probable proline--tRNA ligase, mitochondrial isoform X15, whose protein sequence is MPFYNVVFPLTASAFRRVLAVPKCSHVALYIYPRLLLTLLVQVHYSIRHQVRRNSVYQEELNPVSFLVKALKTLLLAVKCFFESAFEKERGWELLTSSEDHHRGVGLFARVLIQNSYHYDLLRILYLLVPFLERGDEEHQITAMAFFVELLVMSEAKRLPDLYCLNRLKEGLDNKNTVIRALCIRGLVNMADWPRKDIKILLPAMTQGLSGMNGKLFLESVTEIEKILTGPESADSIYNITLYLQELFDDERESIRASAIFLFGKMVKIAKKNNELSIRQQILENIIPLFLHLQEEDSDITQNCKYTLDESTQFLGWKLPKQVVCEKAWYEHEEVLDEICQYLVQKHQGTLQRFLYQSLFYTASPLLPIRRASIMFLGFLILHMDSKAQKVDLDVINHALEVLLHDNDESVCLAAAHAHERVFAVLSQQLNGSDGKCKPVASDTNEKQIRNVRPQSATSIRSNSSNLLSIICLWKSANKK
- the PARS2 gene encoding probable proline--tRNA ligase, mitochondrial isoform X9 translates to MLHESGVKSGTLQPASTRMALSNFNKMCTTSTQESISDMSWDNPLNCWNESPQLQLAKQIMTQISDLPLDTIDSDSVVLRCQGMQLTEDLSKVESFFWAREKLLHICIASIFALPPVDTLQRKAEEKVGVQALYDQIEQALQTTLKCLLSERPSTNDLLVLLNHLAPWMTSEQEHERARAVSAYISLLECAATDPTLYMSDEFHKLGLLIGQLCLRIFDSDMTIGSQAMKGIYFLYSIIQHQKDINMEVESLDAEQYEIYKGKLGTYVPLNPGQNVSQIIKEFEPFLTSRQMTELLLTAIGCLKESNRKTMVASYTITHVILEEYKHHLSKQTASAFRRVLAVPKCSHVALYIYPRLLLTLLVQVHYSIRHQVRRNSVYQEELNPVSFLVKALKTLLLAVKCFFESAFEKERGWELLTSSEDHHRGVGLFARVLIQNSYHYDLLRILYLLVPFLERGDEEHQITAMAFFVELLVMSEAKRLPDLYCLNRLKEGLDNKNTVIRALCIRGLVNMADWPRKDIKILLPAMTQGLSGMNGKLFLESVTEIEKILTGPESADSIYNITLYLQELFDDERESIRASAIFLFGKMVKIAKKNNELSIRQQILENIIPLFLHLQEEDSDITQNCKYTLDESTQFLGWKLPKQVVCEKAWYEHEEVLDEICQYLVQKHQGTLQRFLYQSLFYTASPLLPIRRASIMFLGFLILHMDSKAQKVDLDVINHALEVLLHDNDESVCLAAAHAHERVFAVLSQQLNGSDGKCKPVASDTNEKQIRNVRPQSATSIRSNSSNLLSIICLWKSANKK